A single window of Lutzomyia longipalpis isolate SR_M1_2022 chromosome 1, ASM2433408v1 DNA harbors:
- the LOC129786073 gene encoding E3 ubiquitin-protein ligase Godzilla-like translates to MEIVYLITLTMAVLVREIAGDILVYPKIVNQIVAQFHDMPAHFGPSFSSPGLRAVAINATPTNGCQPLSPPPKLQNDSHPIKYVALIARYNCSFEDKIKNAQKGNYDAVIVYNLGSDDLEQMSVKDPDEIFIPSMFVGENTGKIILYNYLNEDGYLLVLNDDLPFNINTHLILPFSIVVGLCFVIMIGFMVVRCIRDQRRLRRRRLPSSVLRKIPMIKFSKQCNYETCAICLEDYIEGERLRLLPCSHAYHPKCIDPWLTKNRRVCPICKRKVFGRGERRRPRRQRSSSDSMSSSEVDDTTPLLNPVGNASHGTFGSAARDRAADSHTPPSGPTPRVNPFDRVPNLPPQVVFNEATGRPWGFLLRLFSRRQSLPDSNSNPRGNDGEIERGERQIRIPTRSASSNNVLNANLSGSLRSEDDDDSDGPIFARPPSTIGQQRQPQQQSAAGAAERSSGGNRMLRIGVAAIPNTNFPSPLQERARYHRARTAASRTTNNSDDYVV, encoded by the exons atggaaattgtCTACTTGATCACATTGACTATGGCGGTGCTTGTGCGCGAAATTGCGGGTGATATTCTTGTGTATCCGAAGATTGTGAATCAAATTGTGGCTCAATTTCACGATATGCCCGCACACTTTGGTCCATCTTTCTCTTCACCCGGCCTCCGGGCTGTTGCCATCAATGCAACCCCTACGAATGGCTGTCAACCTCTTAGTCCACCaccaaaattgcaaaatgattcACATCCCATAAAGTATGTTGCCCTCATAGCACGATACAATTGCAGCTTCGAGGATAAGATAAAGAATGCCCAAAAGGGCAATTACGATGCTGTTATCGTGTACAATCTCGGAAGTGACGATTTGGAACAGATGTCCGTCAAGGATCcagatgaaatttttattccgTCAATGTTTGTGGGTGAGAATACGGGAAAGATTATCCTGTACAACTATCTCAATGAAGACGGATACCTATTGGTGCTCAACGATGATCTCCCATTCAACATAAACACCCACCTCATATTGCCCTTCTCCATCGTCGTGGGGCTGTGTTTCGTTATAATGATCGGCTTTATGGTGGTCAGATGCATCCGTGATCAACGCCGTCTCCGTCGCCGTCGTCTACCAAGTAGTGTCCTCAGGAAGATACCAATGATTAAGTTCTCGAAGCAATGTAACTACGAGACGTGCGCAATATGTCTCGAGGATTACATTGAGGGTGAGCGTCTTCGTCTTCTCCCGTGCAGTCATGCCTATCATCCCAAATGCATTGATCCATGGCTCACGAAAAATCGCCGTGTATGCCCCATTTGCAAGCGGAAGGTTTTCGGGAGGGGTGAACGAAGACGCCCACGTAGGCAACGATCGTCATCAGACAGCATGTCCTCATCGGAGGTAGATGATACTACACCATTACTCAATCCCGTTGGCAATGCATCCCATGGCACGTTTGGATCTGCCGCACGGGATCGAGCTGCAGATTCACACACACCACCAAGTGGTCCCACACCGAGGGTGAACCCCTTCGATCGTGTCCCAAATCTGCCACCTCAGGTTGTTTTCAACGAAGCAACAGGACGTCCTTGGGGCTTTCTCCTCAG GCTCTTTAGCAGGCGCCAGTCACTGCCTGATTCCAATTCGAATCCACGTGGGAATGATGGTGAGATTGAGAGGGGAGAGAGGCAAATACGGATTCCCACACGCTCAGCGTCCAGCAATAATGTTTTGAATGCCAATTTGAGTGGATCGCTGAGGAGTGAGGATGATGATGACAGTGATGGACCAATTTTTGCACGCCCTCCATCGACCATTGGGCAGCAGAGGCAGCCACAACAACAGTCAGCTGCTGGTGCTGCGGAACGATCAAGTGGGGGAAATAGAATGCTGAGA
- the LOC129786010 gene encoding zinc finger protein with KRAB and SCAN domains 7-like, with product MNESTVCRLCLFNNNAAFNLFDAKIQENQIIQKILKYLCFEIKEDDNLPKDICLGCIEKIEAFHKFYEEVAQNQSMLAYAQTQGSPVIITSASPAILDSSQKSITMAHHQLQEFIKLEDINAGQIDLQSLNNAIASSGSVPTTLAVISSVTFNNGTATTNYTIQEVPHNTLPIITTSTDAVASTTKPPPIVEEYHAEVEQVLQNNQQDSEVIENQKHPKATLQLPTRIRKKKVKDKMESPIDDCSDNFAKELADENELADKMDLSLDNTPHLEERENNESKRDFLENIEFPDFPKRIIQDSKLLIRGKPLISLMSKFYRLECDLCTDGSKSGKKGFKKLSVLCNHYTEFHNIKGYVICCGVKLIKPRAMAMHMARHLQPEAFRCPECSKMMTCPKILQYHIQNHLPEEKRPLACPDCPRRFSYSSALVAHAISHQPESQRAAHVCDECGKTFSSPGRLSTHINVAHTKQGVSFVCHVCAKQFACKGNLTYHLTTHQPRVHQVQCQQCGKWLKNKLCLRKHMVQHSMVRFKCDLCEYSALNRQCLRNHVRVQHTDLKPYCCSQCGRAFKLKNTLLNHMVQHTGLKKFSCQFCSRTFASSGNYYSHRKRMHPQELAAYNKKREEEESVLRAKALAGKLS from the exons ATGAATGAGTCCACCGTGTGTCGTTTGTGCCTCTTCAACAATAATGCCgcatttaatttgtttgatgcgaaaatacaagaaaatcaaattattcagaaaattcttaaatatttatgttttgag ATAAAGGAAGATGATAATCTCCCGAAGGATATTTGTTTGGGGtgtattgaaaaaattgaggcatttcacaaattttacGAAGAG GTGGCACAAAACCAATCAATGCTTGCCTATGCTCAAACTCAGGGTAGCCCAGTTATAATAACATCAGCATCTCCAGCAATACTGGATTCCAGTCAAAAATCCATCACAATGGCCCATCATCAGTTGCAGGAATTCATAAAGCTCGAGGACATCAATGCCGGTCAAATTGATTTGCAAAGTTTAAACAATGCCATTGCTTCCAGTGGATCAGTTCCCACCACATTGGCTGTTATAAGTTCCGTCACATTCAACAACGGCACAGCCACGACAAATTATACGATTCAGGAAGTACCACACAACACTCTTCCCATCATCACAACAAGCACGGATGCTGTTGCATCAACAACAAAACCCCCACCAATTGTGGAAGAGTATCATGCAGAAGTTGAGCAGGTACTGCAAAACAATCAACAAGATTCGGAAGTAATAGAGAATCAAAAACATCCAAAAGCTACGTTGCAGTTGCCAACGCGTATCCGGAAGAAGAAGGTGAAAGATAAAATGGAGAGTCCCATTGATGATTGCTCGGATaactttgcaaaagaattagCGGATGAAAATGAACTTGCAGATAAAATGGATTTATCTTTGGACAACACTCCACACTtggaggagagagaaaataatgaatcTAAAAGGGACTTTCTggagaatattgaatttcctgATTTCCCCAAGAGAATCATTCAAGATAGCAAACTTCTTATTAGAGGAAAACCCCTCATCTCCCTCATGTCTAAATTCTATAGATTAGAATGCGATCTTTGTACCGATGGAAGCAAGAG TGGAAAGAAAGGATTTAAGAAATTATCTGTCCTCTGCAATCACTACACAGAATTTCACAATATAAAAGGATACGTTATCTGTTGTGGAGTTAAGTTGATAAAACCTCGAGCAATGGCCATGCACATGGCAAGGCATCTTCAGCCAGAGGCTTTTAG atGTCCTGAATGCAGTAAAATGATGACATGCCCGAAGATTTTGCAGTATCACATACAAAATCACCTGCCAGAGGAGAAAAGGCCCCTTGCCTGTCCAGATTGTCCGAGGAGATTTAGTTATAGTAGTGCTCTCGTTGCCCATGCCATTTCACATCAACCGGAAAGCCAGAGAGCAGCACATGTGTGCGATGAATGCGGGAAAAC ATTCTCATCTCCTGGACGCCTGTCAACTCACATCAATGTGGCTCATACGAAGCAAGGTGTTAGCTTCGTTTGCCATGTGTGTGCCAAGCAATTTGCCTGCAAGGGGAATCTCACATATCACCTGACAACCCACCAACCTCGTGTCCATCAAGTTCAGTGTCAACAGTGTGGGAAGTGGCTGAAGAATAAACTTTGTCTGCGGAAGCACATGGTGCAGCATTCAATGGTGCGCTTCAAATGCGATCTCTGTGAATATTCAGCACTCAATCGACAGTGCCTGAGGAACCACGTACGGGTTCAGCATACAGATCTCAAGCCCTACTGCTGCTCCCAGTGCGGGAGGgcattcaaattgaaaaatacccTCCTGAATCATATGGTTCAGCATACgggattaaagaaattctcatgTCAGTTCTGCAGCCGGACATTTGCTTCTTCCGGAAACTACTACAGTCACCGGAAACGCATGCATCCTCAGGAGCTTGCAGCATACAATAAGAAACGCGAAGAGGAAGAAAG cgTGCTCAGGGCTAAAGCTCTTGCCGGAAAATTATCGTAA